Proteins from a single region of Lepus europaeus isolate LE1 chromosome 4, mLepTim1.pri, whole genome shotgun sequence:
- the PCDHGC4 gene encoding protocadherin gamma-C4 has product MFCKVRSRLAIWRGATLLFLFCHLGYVCGQIRYPVPEESQEGTFVGNVAQDFLLDTESLSARRLQVAGQVNQRHFRVDLDSGALLIKNPIDREALCGLSASCIVPLEFVTEGPLEMYRAEVEIVDVNDHAPRFPRQQLDLEIGEAAPPGQRFPLEKAQDADVGSNSISSYRLSSNEHFALDVKKRSDGSLVPELLLEKPLDREKQSDYRLVLTAVDGGNPPRSGTAELRVSVLDVNDNAPAFQQSSYRISVPESAPAGMVLIQLNASDPDLGPSGNVTFSFSGHTPDRVRNLFSLHPTTGKLTLQGPLDFESENYYEFDVRARDGGSPAMEQHCSLRVDLLDVNDNAPHITVTSELGTLPESAEPGTVVALISVQDPDSGSNGDVSLRIPDHLPFALKSAFRNQFSLVTAGPLDREAKSSYDIMVTASDAGSPPLSAHRTVFLNISDVNDNPPSFFQRSQEVFVPENNRPGDLLCSLAASDPDSGLNALISYSLLEPRNRDVSASSFISLNPQTGAVHATRSFDYEQTQTLQFEVQARDRGTPPLSSTVTVRLFVLDLNDNAPAVLRPRARPGSLCPQALPPSVGAGHLVTKVTAVDLDSGYNAWVSYQLLEAPDPSLFAVSRYAGEVRTAVPIPADLPPQKLVIVVKDSGSPPLSTSVTLLVSLEEDTHPVVPDLRESSAPREGESRLTLYLAVSLVAICFVSFGSFVALLSKCLRGAACGVTCFPAGTCACLSRSRRREGLPPSNGILRIQLGSDDPIKFVDVGGHSHGCTPLASAPTRSDSFMMVKSPSAPVAGEPVRPSCPPSDLLYGLEVRSCRLSRCLRGVGIQACVWVSRAAESLGLPEIAHRDVPAIVSANHVVDAVLQTSFVS; this is encoded by the coding sequence ATGTTCTGCAAGGTGAGAAGCCGGCTGGCAATCTGGCGGGGGGCTACCCTTTTGTTCCTCTTCTGCCACCTGGGTTACGTTTGTGGGCAGATCCGCTACCCGGTCCCAGAGGAGTCACAGGAAGGGACTTTTGTAGGGAATGTCGCCCAAGATTTCCTGCTGGATACAGAGAGTCTGTCGGCGCGCAGGCTGCAGGTCGCCGGACAGGTGAACCAAAGACACTTCCGTGTGGATTTGGACAGTGGAGCCCTGCTCATCAAGAATCCAATCGATCGAGAGGCACTGTGCGGGCTCAGTGCCAGCTGCATCGTGCCCCTGGAGTTCGTCACCGAAGGGCCTCTGGAAATGTACCGAGCCGAGGTGGAGATCGTCGATGTGAACGATCACGCCCCCCGCTTCCCGCGGCAGCAGCTGGACTTGGAAATCGGGGAGGCCGCCCCTCCAGGACAGCGTTTCCCCTTGGAGAAGGCTCAGGATGCAGATGTGGGGAGCAATTCCATCAGCAGCTACAGGCTGAGCTCCAACGAGCACTTCGCGCTGGATGTCAAGAAGCGGAGCGACGGCAGCCTGGTCCCGGAGCTGCTGCTGGAGAAGCCGCTGGATCGCGAGAAGCAGTCGGACTACCGCCTGGTGCTGACGGCTGTGGACGGAGGGAATCCCCCGAGATCCGGCACTGCGGAGCTCCGGGTGTCGGTGCTGGACGTCAACGACAACGCCCCGGCTTTCCAACAATCCAGCTACAGGATCAGCGTGCCGGAGAGCGCGCCCGCGGGCATGGTGCTCATCCAGCTCAATGCCTCCGACCCGGACCTGGGTCCCAGCGGGAACGTCACCTTCTCCTTCAGTGGCCACACCCCTGATCGCGTGAGAAACCTCTTCAGCCTGCACCCCACTACCGGAAAGCTTACCCTGCAGGGGCCCCTGGACTTCGAGAGCGAGAATTACTACGAATTTGATGTGCGCGCCCGCGATGGGGGCTCCCCAGCCATGGAGCAGCACTGCAGCCTCCGGGTGGATCTCCTGGACGTCAATGACAACGCCCCCCACATCACGGTGACCTCGGAGCTTGGGACTCTCCCCGAGAGCGCCGAGCCTGGCACCGTGGTGGCACTCATCAGCGTGCAGGACCCTGACTCAGGGTCCAACGGGGACGTCAGCCTCCGTATCCCTGACCACCTGCCTTTTGCCCTCAAGTCTGCCTTCAGGAACCAGTTCTCCCTGGTGACGGCAGGGCCCTTGGACCGAGAGGCCAAATCCAGCTATGACATCATGGTCACGGCCTCTGACGCCGGGAGCCCTCCTCTGAGTGCCCACAGGACTGTCTTCCTGAATATTTCAGACGTGAATGATAATCCGCCTTCTTTCTTCCAGAGGTCACAGGAGGTGTTTGTCCCCGAGAACAATCGCCCCGGGGACCTGCTTTGCTCCCTTGCAGCCTCTGACCCGGACTCTGGCTTGAATGCGctcatctcctactctctcctgGAGCCCAGAAATCGCGACGTGTCAGCTTCCTCCTTCATTTCTCTGAACCCCCAGACAGGAGCCGTCCATGCCACCCGGTCCTTTGACTATGAgcaaacccagacactgcagtTTGAGGTGCAGGCCCGGGACCGGGGCACCCCACCCCTCAGCAGCACTGTGACGGTGCGCCTATTTGTGCTGGACCTCAATGACAACGCCCCAGCTGTGCTGCGCCCTCGGGCCCGGCCTGGCTCCTTATGTCCCCAAGCACTGCCTCCATCAGTGGGTGCCGGCCACCTCGTCACGAAGGTGACCGCTGTGGACTTGGACTCGGGCTACAATGCTTGGGTTTCCTAtcagctcctggaggcccccGACCCCAGCCTGTTTGCAGTCTCCCGCTACGCTGGGGAGGTGCGGACGGCAGTCCCCATTCCGGCTGATCTCCCACCACAGAAGCTGGTCATCGTGGTGAAGGACAGCGGCAGCCCGCCGCTTTCTACCTCTGTGACTCTCCTGGTGTCCTTAGAAGAAGACACTCACCCAGTCGTCCCTGATCTTCGAGAGTCTTCGGCGCCCAGGGAAGGAGAATCCCGGCTGACCCTCTACTTGGCTGTCTCCCTAGTGGCAATTTGCTTTGTCTCCTTTGGCTCCTTCGTGGCTCTCCTCTCTAAGTGTTTGCGTGGGGCTGCCTGTGGAGTGACCTGCTTTCCTGCTGGCACCTGTGCCTGTCTCAGCAGATCCCGGAGGAGGGAGGGGCTTCCTCCTTCCAATGGGATCCTCCGAATCCAGCTAGGGTCAGATGATCCTATCAAGTTTGTTGATGTGGGAGGCCACTCTCACGGCTGCACACCCCTGGCTTCTGCACCCACTCGGAGCGATAGCTTCATGATGGTGAAGTCACCCAGTGCGCCTGTGGCCGGGGAGCCTGTTCGCCCCAGCTGCCCGCCCTCTGATCTTCTCTATGGGCTGGAGGTGAGATCTTGCAGGCTCAGTCGATGCTTGAGGGGTGTTGGGATCCAGGCCTGTGTCTGGGTCAGTCGTGCCGCTGAGAGCCTTGGCCTCCCTGAAATAGCCCACAGGGATGTCCCTGCCATTGTGAGTGCTAACCATGTGGTAGATGCTGTGCTTCAGACATCTTTTGTGAGTTAA